One Eretmochelys imbricata isolate rEreImb1 chromosome 9, rEreImb1.hap1, whole genome shotgun sequence genomic window, AATAACGATGCTACACAATATGTTATAAATTGATCTGATATCTAGAAATGTACTAGAATCTGTCAAGGCCCAATAAGTCATTGTTATAAGCTCCTTCTATGGGTACACTATTTTGGTTCCTACTACTTTCAAATAGGTGTATCAAAATGATTAAATACAAAatgttaagcattttttttttgccctcttTAATTTACTTGAGTAGTTGCATTTGAATATTATTATTGAAGTTGTACCTTGGTAGCAATATCGTATCATCATTTATACACTAGTTAACATGTGACAGGTTTGATGGGTTCTAGATACGGAACTCCTCTCTTATATTTCTGCATGAAAGGGATTGTAACTAGGTAATGTGACTTTAGAAAATGTAATATATAGATTCTGGGGAGCAAGTAACATAGTAATAGCAACAACAGTTATGCAATTCCTGATTACATTCTAAATTGATGATTTCTAGATTTCTGAGATTGACTTCCAAGACTCCGTGCTTGTTCTGGGATTCTCAGAGGAATTGAACAAATTATTGCTTCAGCTTTACCTTGACAACAGAAGGGAGATCAGAAGCATTCTTAGTGAACTGGCACCAAAGCTCCACAGTTACCACAGCCTTGAATGGAGACTAGATGTGCAGGTAACATATCCTAGTCTTAGTAGATAATCTGAATTTCATTTTAGCACATTTTAGCAGAACAGGCTGTTGTGAAAAAATTAAGATTAATTCAGTGTTCTTAAAATGCTTGAGGCTGCAGTATttgcatttatataaatatttgcagATGCTTATTTACTAGTCTGCATTGCAAGACAGTGGGCTTTAAGATAGATAAAGAGTATAGTTAATGTTGCAAAATTGATTTCATTGTTTTATGCTCTGTTACAATGTGGAGTTCAGTCAGAGATTTATATACTAGATTAAAGGATAACTTTATTTagtcttttttattgtttttaaagtctTTGGTGTAATATATAATGAAGCGTTGTCAAATGACAGCATTATAAAAAACTGCATTTGATTAAACCAGAAACTGCAATCATTATCTAATAATGATAAAACTAGATATAGATGTAAAGAGTAAACTATGTGTCAGTCTATGAATAAAGTTGCATAAGAGTTGTGAGTTCCAAATGTGACACTTGGCTTCCTAacatatttctttgttttaacttgtaatgtttctttttttccccttacttccCCATTTCATCTCATTTGAACTTCTTCATACAGCTTGCCAGCAGAAGTCTGAGACAACAGATTAAACCAGCTGTCACTATAAAGCTACACCTTGATCAAAATGGAGATCAGACAACCAAAATATTACAAACTGACCCTGCTACTCTGCTCCACCTAATTCAGCAATTGGAACAAGCCTTgggggaaatgaaaacaaatcatTGTAGGCGAATAGTCCGCAACATCAAATAACATTAATTTGTGACTTATCTCATTAAGTAATTTGTGAAACAGTAGTAGAAAACAATGTTCACAAATATACATTTTGAGGAAAATAAACATCTGGATCAGATGAGATGCTTTCCTGTGCCAGGATCTTGAGCCAGTGGTTACAGGCTGAACTTCCTTTGTTGCTAACTACACAGCTGCCTGATGTGAGTTAGG contains:
- the COMMD2 gene encoding COMM domain-containing protein 2, coding for MLLVLSEEHKEHLGFLTQVDSAVVGEFGRIAVEFLRKGTNPKIYEGAARKLNVSSDIIQHGVEGLTYLLTEGSKLLISEIDFQDSVLVLGFSEELNKLLLQLYLDNRREIRSILSELAPKLHSYHSLEWRLDVQLASRSLRQQIKPAVTIKLHLDQNGDQTTKILQTDPATLLHLIQQLEQALGEMKTNHCRRIVRNIK